From the Desulfosarcina sp. BuS5 genome, one window contains:
- a CDS encoding electron transfer flavoprotein-ubiquinone oxidoreductase: MTDSRDRMEFDVLFVGGGPANLAGAIHLMNMARKKGLELEVCIIEKGSTIGSHSLSGAILDPVALKELMPDYIEKGCPIESAECKDSFYYLTPTSSFCMPFMPKYMNNEGMNNEGYFIISLSKFTAWLGEIAEGMGVNIFPGFPGTEVLYDPGHTRVLGVATGDNGVNKDGKHKPNFEQGIDLIAKATVLGEGPKGSLIRNVGQKMGIFNGKMPQVFETAIKEVIELPEDSPFMASDTTVVHSFGYPLGLNTKGGSFLYKMKDNMISLGLVIGLDYEDPALEPYEAFLQYKKHPLIADIIKDGKVLQQGAKTLSAGGLYTIPQLSVDGALFVGDSASMLNIQRLKGVHTAMKSGMLAAEAIISAVEKNDFTRNTLASYDASFEESWIRDELYEARNFTQAMAKKIIPMAIHLGAQYVTGGRGIKDPLKIEPDSSTLKKLTSKQAEMIDNRTKEEVDGKLHIDKLTGVYLSGTQHEEDQPCHLIIHDLDICSTQCYQLYRSPCTRFCPGEVYEIKKDETSNKIQLKLNPSNCLHCKTCEIKDPFKNITWTCPEGGGGPGYSIV, translated from the coding sequence ATGACTGATTCAAGAGACAGGATGGAGTTTGACGTCCTTTTTGTTGGCGGCGGCCCTGCCAACCTGGCCGGCGCTATTCATCTTATGAACATGGCCCGGAAAAAAGGGCTGGAACTTGAGGTTTGTATTATTGAAAAAGGTTCTACCATCGGCTCCCACTCCCTTAGCGGCGCTATTCTGGATCCTGTGGCATTAAAAGAACTGATGCCTGATTATATTGAAAAAGGATGTCCGATAGAATCTGCCGAGTGCAAAGACAGCTTCTACTATCTTACTCCGACGAGCAGTTTCTGTATGCCCTTTATGCCTAAATATATGAATAATGAGGGTATGAATAATGAGGGATATTTTATAATCAGCCTTTCAAAATTTACTGCCTGGCTGGGAGAAATTGCGGAAGGTATGGGTGTTAATATCTTTCCCGGATTTCCCGGAACAGAGGTGTTATACGATCCAGGTCATACCCGCGTTTTAGGTGTAGCCACAGGCGACAATGGTGTTAACAAGGACGGAAAACATAAACCGAACTTTGAGCAGGGCATTGACCTGATTGCAAAGGCCACCGTTCTTGGTGAAGGCCCTAAGGGGAGCCTGATAAGAAATGTCGGGCAAAAAATGGGGATTTTTAACGGAAAGATGCCCCAGGTTTTCGAGACAGCCATTAAAGAGGTGATTGAGCTTCCGGAAGATAGCCCTTTTATGGCTTCCGATACCACTGTTGTGCATTCTTTTGGCTATCCTCTTGGTTTAAACACCAAAGGCGGAAGCTTTCTCTATAAAATGAAGGATAATATGATTTCCCTTGGCCTGGTTATTGGCCTTGACTATGAAGATCCGGCTTTGGAACCGTATGAAGCCTTCCTGCAGTATAAGAAACATCCGCTTATTGCGGATATAATCAAAGATGGAAAAGTATTGCAGCAGGGAGCTAAAACTCTTTCCGCCGGCGGCCTCTACACCATACCCCAACTCTCAGTTGATGGCGCCCTTTTTGTGGGCGACTCCGCTTCCATGCTGAACATCCAGAGATTAAAGGGTGTTCATACTGCTATGAAATCCGGCATGCTGGCCGCGGAGGCAATCATCAGCGCTGTGGAGAAAAACGATTTTACCCGCAATACCCTGGCATCATACGATGCAAGCTTTGAGGAGAGCTGGATCAGGGATGAGCTTTATGAAGCCCGTAATTTTACCCAGGCCATGGCTAAAAAAATAATTCCCATGGCTATACACCTTGGCGCTCAATATGTTACCGGCGGCAGGGGAATTAAAGACCCGTTGAAAATTGAACCAGACAGCTCAACCCTTAAGAAGCTGACTTCAAAACAGGCTGAGATGATCGACAACAGAACCAAAGAGGAGGTTGACGGGAAACTCCATATTGACAAGTTGACCGGAGTATATCTCTCAGGAACCCAGCACGAGGAAGATCAGCCCTGCCATCTTATAATTCATGACCTCGATATATGTTCCACCCAGTGTTATCAACTATATAGAAGTCCCTGCACCCGCTTCTGCCCCGGAGAAGTTTATGAAATAAAAAAAGACGAGACTTCCAATAAAATACAACTAAAACTTAACCCCTCCAATTGTCTTCATTGCAAAACATGTGAGATTAAAGATCCTTTTAAAAATATTACATGGACATGCCCGGAAGGTGGAGGAGGACCCGGTTATTCGATAGTGTAA